The sequence below is a genomic window from Candidatus Methylacidiphilales bacterium.
CCATGGCGACCGCCAGAGTCGATTTTCCTGAGCCTGACAATCCTGTAAGCCAAATAACCGCGCCGCGATGGCCAAAATGCTCGGCACGGATCTCACGGTTCACCTCACCTGTCGTCCATGAAATATTCGAACTCTTCACCGCCGTGGCACCGGGTTGTATGTAGTCGGCGCTGTGAATAATGCCGCCGCCGCCGATCCGGTCATCCTGCAGCAGGATAAAACGGCCCGTCGAGGTGATGCGGTCCGCGTTGTCGAAGGCCAGGGGCTTGCGCGTGCGGATGACAACTTCAGCAGCCTCGTTCTTTTCAATCCGGTCGCGGTTTTCTCCCGCCAGTTCCAGGGTGGAGGAATCAATCACCCGATGGATTTTGACAAGCCGGGCTTCGACGCTCTGCGTGCCCAGTTTTAGCGTGTAGGGCTGGTTGACGTAGAGCGGCACGTCGTTCAACCAGAAAAGATTGGCCTGAAATTCCCGGCTCTCAACCAATTCCTGGCCTGCGAGGCTGCCTATCTGGCCGCGCTCGACAAAAATCTGCTCCTCAAGCGTGACCGCCACGGATTCACCGGCGAGCGCTTCCGTCTTCGGCGTTTTTGATCCCCAGGCCTCAAAACTTTTGATCCGGCTGCGCTTGCGGTCGGGCCAAAAAACAAGCTCATCCCCCACCTTCATGGCCCCGGTTTCCAGGCGTCCGGCCAGGATGCGCCGTTCATCAAAGCGGTAAATGTCCTGCAGAATAAAACGCGCCGGCAATCCGGTATCGGTCGAGGTGGCCTGGAACGAGTCCAGCGCCTGGAGGATGGATCGGCCCTTGAACCACGCCAGCTCCTCACACCCACCGATGATATTTTTTCCCAGCTTCGCCGAAATCGGGATGAAAAACAGAGGCTCCACATGGACTTTCCTGAGAAATTCACGGTATTCGGCCTCGATCCGCTCAAACACCCGCGGGCTGTAATCCACCAGGTCCATTTTGTTGACGATAACGGCGACCTGTTTGATTCCTAACAATGAAAGGAGATAGCCATGCCGCTTGGACTGTTCCTGCACCCCTTCGTTCGCGTCGATCAACAGCAGCGCCGCATCGGCATGGGCCGCCCCGGTGATCATGTTTTTCAGGAATTCCTTGTGCCCCGGGGCGTCAATGATGATGTAGCCGCGGCGGTCCGACCGGAACTGGATCTGTGTCGTGTCAATGGTGATGTTTTGCTCCTGCTCCTCCAGCAGCGCGTCGAGCAGAAACGCATATTCAAATTCCATCCCCTCGGCCTCGCACGCCTTGCGGATGCTCTCCACCTTGCCGTCAGGCAGCGAATGCGTGTCGTAAAACAAGCGCCCGATAAGCGTCGATTTGCCGTGGTCCACGTGGCCGACAATCACGATTTTGAGGCGTTCCTGCTCGGGCAGATCGGCAGGCGCGGCAGCGGGCTGTATGGTCGTGTGCATGGATGAGGTGCGGGTTGATAAACTGTTCACATGAATCCCTTCGCCCGGAGCTTTTGCATCGCGTTTCTCTCGTAGTGGTCCTGGGCGCGGCCGGCCCGTTCCGAGGTCTTGGTGTGTTTCAATTCCTCGATGATTTCATCAATGTTGGCGGCAGCGCTGGCGATGGGTTTTGTGATGGGCCAGCAGCCCAACGAACGGTACCGCTGCATTTTCCCATCCGCCTTGCGGGCAAAATACATCTGGGGTATCGGAATTTCCTCCCTTTTGATGTATTGCCAGATATCAACCTCGGTCCAATCGAGCAACGGCTGCACCCGGATATGTTCGCCGGGCTTGATTTGCGTCGTGAATTGGTTCCAGAATTCCGGAGGCTGGTCGCGGTAATCCCATTCAAACTCCACGTTGCGCGGTGAAAAATACCGTTCCTTGGCCCGGGTCGAATCCTCATCGCGCCGGATGCCTGTTATCAGGGCGTCCCATTTGTATTCGGCCATGGCCTGTTGCAAGGCCACGGTTTTCAACTCATGCGTCACCGTGACCGGGTCATGCGTTTCGTAACCAATGGATTCCTTATAGGGAGCCTTGCCCTGGCGGGCGTTTTCGTTGATCTTGACGATCAACTTGAGATCATACTCCTTTACGGCCCACTCCCGGAATTCCAGCATTTCCTGGAATTCATAGGTGGTATCGATGTGCAGCACAGGAAAGGGCACCTTGCCGCAGAAGGCCTTCTTGGCCAGCCAGATCAGGACGTTGGAGTCCTTGCCCATCGACCACGGCATGGCGGGACTCTTAAAAGCATGGTATGCTTCCCTGAAGATAAAAATACTTTGCGCTTCGAGCTTGTCTAAATGTGTCATAAGTTGATAGACTTAATGGGAATAGAAAAGAAAGCAGCTTGTTTTCAGTTTAGCAATAGAAAAATGAAGGCTACCCACACCTCAGAACCACCGAAGCAGGATCAATCCCCTCCTTCGGCCCAGAACATCGAAATCCTCAAGTCTGCCAATCTGGATCTCGCGCCCCTGACCGCGGAAGACCGGGTGGCTTGGGCTCTGGAAAAGTTCGGTGATCGCCTGGTGCTCAGTTCCAGCTTTGGCATCCAATCCGCCGTGATGCTGCATTTAACCACAAGGCTGGCCCCCGGGATCCCGGTCATCCTGATCGATACCGGCCATCTTTTCCCCGAAACCTACCGGTTTATTGATGAGCTAACGAATCGCTTGAACCTTAATTTGAAGGTGTATCGTCCTCTCCATTCCCCCGCATGGCAGGAAGCCCGGCATGGAAAACTTTGGGAACAAGGGATCGAGGGCATCGAACGTTACAACCAAATCAACAAGGTCGAACCCATGCAGCGCGCGCTGAATGAACTCAGCGCGGCGGCCTGGCTGGCTGGATTGCGACGGGAACAATCCACCAGCCGGCAAAAGCTCAATGCCGCCAATTTACAAAATGGCAGGCTCAAAATCCATCCGATCATCGACTGGAACAACAAGCGGGTGCATGAATATCTCAAAATACATGACCTGCCCTATCATCCTCTTTGGGAACAAGGTTATGTTTCGGTCGGTGATGTTCAGACCACGCGGAAATGGTCGGAAGGCATGAGCGAGGAGGAAACGCGGTTTTTCGGCCTCAAACGGGAATGCGGGCTGCATGAAGGCGTCACGGGCGACTTTTCAATCTAAAGGTCTATGCCGTTCACCTTAATATCATTTGCATCCGCCTACCCTTCGTGTGTAGAATCACCCCTTTGGCAAGGTCCCTTCGGACCCGCTAGAGGAAGCAAAAACGAACAGTTACAGGTATAAGTTATCCATGACCCCCTCTCTAGCCAGCTTCTATCCATGTCCTACCCCGGCTATTCGGTTGTGCCTGGGTTAATATCCGCTGGAATATGAACTTGAAAAATACGATCTTCCCCCAAGTGATTCAAGGGGGCATGGGTGTGGGCGTTTCAGGATGGCGCCTGGCTCGCGCAGTTTCCATGACCGGGCAATTGGGCGTTGTTTCCGGGACCGCCTTGGATGTCGTGTTGGCGCGCGAACTGCAGTTGGGAGACCCGGACGGCAATTTACGCCATGCCCTTGATGCCTTCCCCTTCCCTGAAATCGCGGAACGCGTGCTCAAGCGGTTCTACATTCCCGAAGGCAAGGATGCAGTCGCCGCCTTTCGCAACACTCCGGTTCACAACGCTGAATCTCCTCACTCCCTCCTGGAACTCACCATTGTCGCCGCTTTCGCCCAGATTTTTCTCGCCAAGGAAGGGCATGAAAATCCCGTGGGATTGAATCTCCTGGAAAAAATCCAGATCCCGACCCTGCCCTCCTTGTTCGGCGCGATGCTGGCAGGAGTCGATTACGTGCTGATGGGCGCCGGCATCCCCCGCCAGATCCCGGGCATTCTGGACAAATTTTCCGAAGGGCAGGCCGCCGAGCTCAAATTGGATGTGGCCGGGGCGGCACCTGACGATCCTGTAGTAACTAAATTGAACCCTGCCGATTTTTGCGGCAATCCGCCCCCGGTTTTGAAGCGTCCCAGGTTCCTGGCCATAGTCTCCTCTGCGGTCCTGGCCCTCAACCTGAAGCGCAAGGCAAGCGGGAACATCGACGGTTTTGTCGTCGAAGGCGCCACTGCGGGAGGCCACAACGCTCCGCCTCGGGGCCCGATGCAACTCACCGACGCCGGTGAACCGGTCTATGGCCCCAAGGACCTTCCTGACTTGGAAAAATTCAGGGAGCTGGGCCTTCCCTTCTGGCTGGCGGGCGGCTACGGACGCCCAGGCAAGCTGCAGGAGGCGCTCAAACAAGGCGCCGCAGGCATCCAGGTGGGTACCGCCTTCGCATTTTGCCGGGAATCCGGTTTGACGCCCGAACTGAAAACCTCGGTGCTCCGCCAGGTCAGGGAGGGCAAACTCAGAGTATTTACGGACCCTTGCGCGTCCCCCACGGGCTTCCCCTTCAAGCTTGTGCAATTGTCAGGCACGCTATCGGATGAAAAACTTTCCCAGGAACGCCCCCGCCTTTGCGACCTCGGCTTCCTCCGCCATCTCTACCGCCGCGAAAACGGGAGCATTGGCTACCGTTGCCCGAGCGAACCCATCCATGACTACATCAGGAAAGGCGGCGTTGCGGATGAAACGCGCAACCGGAAATGCATCTGCAACGGGCTGCTGGCATCCATCGGACTCGGCCAGGCCCGGGGGCCCGGCAATGTCGAACTCCCTGTCGTGACCGCCGGGGATGACGCCGCCCTTCTCTCACAATTTTTGCCTGACGGGCAGGAAAGCTACTCCGCCGCTGAAGTTGTCAACCGACTGTTAGCAGACAGTGCGCAGGCGGATCCCCGGAAAACCGAGCCCTATATTATTCATACCGCAGCGCCTCAATCGGCTTGAGCGCGGCCGCCTTCTGCGCCGGCCACAAGCCGAAAATCACCCCAATGCTGGCGGATGAAAAAGTCGCCAGCAGCACCGCCCACCACGTCACCGGCATGGCAAAGCCAAAGAACTCCGAACAAATCACTGACGCCAAGGATCCCAGAATGACTCCGATCACACCGCCGCCCAGGCTGACAATCAGGGCTTCAATCAGGAACTGGCCGAGAATGTCGCTGCGCTTGGCGCCAACCGCCTTGCGCAGGCCGATCTCCCGCGTCCGTTCCGTCACCGAAACCAGCATGATATTCATGATGCCGATGCCGCCAACGATCAATGAAATGGCCGCAATGGCCCCCAGCAGATAGGAAAGGACATCGGCGACCTGCGCAAAGGCCTGCTGGATCATGGCATAATTATCGACGCGGAACAGCCCGAGGGTGTGCTGCGAGAGCGGCGGCGAATGCAGCCGGTTGATCAAATTCTGCACGTCATCCTGCGCGGCAAGGATCTGGTTGGCGTCGGTGATATGCATATCAATCTGATCCACGTATGTTTTTCCCATGACCCGGTGCATGGCCGTGGACAGGGGAATCAGGATGACATCGTCCTCGTCCCGGGGGCCGTTCGCGCCCTTAGCCGGCAAAATGCCGATGACCTGGAAAATCACCTTGTTGATTTTGATATACTCGCCGATTGGATTTTGATCGGCAAAAAGCCCGCGCACGACCGTCGGCCCCAGCACGGCCACACGGGCCCGCTCGCGCTCCTCACGGTCGCTGAAGAAGCGCCCCGCCACCGGCGTATCGGCATGAATCGTCATGAAATCAGCAGTGGAACCGTCCACCTCGGTATTGACATTCTGGTCCTCGAACGTGACCTGGACGCGGGATCGAACAACAGGCGCCACGGTGTCCACCGCCGGAATGTTGTCCTTGATGATCTGGGCATCCTCAATCGACAGGCGGGTGACAGCGCCGGCCTGCAAGGCCACGCCCGCTGCAAGACGAGGCGCGGGCCGGAGCACCAAAAGATTGGAGCCCAGCGATGCAATGGTGGATTGAATGGACTGCTGTGCGCCCACCCCCAGTGCCAGCGCGCCGATGACCGCCGCAACTCCAATAATGATGCCCAGAGTGGACAAAACAGTACGCATCTTGCTGGCCTGAAGGGCGCGCAAGGCCTGATGGACATGAGATAAAAATTCCAGGAAAATAAAGTGCCGGTTCGAAAACCATCGGTTGATGGCGGACGCTTGAACTTCGGTCTTTGCGGCCGGGGGCGTTTTTTTTGAAACCCGGAGCGGGCTGGAATCCTTTGTTTCATCGCTCTGCACGACGCCGTCCCTCATGCGGATGATCCGGCGCGCATGTTCCGCAATATCGGGTTCGTGAGTCACCAGAACAATCGTGATGCCCTGCTCGTTCAAAGCGCCGAGGATGCCCATGATCTCGTCGCCGCTGGCCGAATCCAGATTTCCAGTGGGCTCATCTGCGAATAAAATGTTAGGCCTGTTGACCAGCGCCCGGGCGATGGCCACGCGCTGTTGCTGGCCGCCCGAAAGTTCATTCGGCTTGTGGTCGAGCCGGGTTCCGAGCCCCACGTTCTTCAGCAACGCCTCGGGATCATCCCCGGCGGCCCCTCCGTTCTTCCGGTAAATCAGCGGCAGCGCCACATTGTCGTACGCGGACGTGCGCGCCAGAAGGTTGAATTGCTGGAAAACAAACCCGATTTGATCGGAACGTTGCCGGGATAATTCATCCTCGCTGAGCCCGGCCAC
It includes:
- a CDS encoding nitronate monooxygenase translates to MNLKNTIFPQVIQGGMGVGVSGWRLARAVSMTGQLGVVSGTALDVVLARELQLGDPDGNLRHALDAFPFPEIAERVLKRFYIPEGKDAVAAFRNTPVHNAESPHSLLELTIVAAFAQIFLAKEGHENPVGLNLLEKIQIPTLPSLFGAMLAGVDYVLMGAGIPRQIPGILDKFSEGQAAELKLDVAGAAPDDPVVTKLNPADFCGNPPPVLKRPRFLAIVSSAVLALNLKRKASGNIDGFVVEGATAGGHNAPPRGPMQLTDAGEPVYGPKDLPDLEKFRELGLPFWLAGGYGRPGKLQEALKQGAAGIQVGTAFAFCRESGLTPELKTSVLRQVREGKLRVFTDPCASPTGFPFKLVQLSGTLSDEKLSQERPRLCDLGFLRHLYRRENGSIGYRCPSEPIHDYIRKGGVADETRNRKCICNGLLASIGLGQARGPGNVELPVVTAGDDAALLSQFLPDGQESYSAAEVVNRLLADSAQADPRKTEPYIIHTAAPQSA
- a CDS encoding sulfate adenylyltransferase subunit 2 is translated as MTHLDKLEAQSIFIFREAYHAFKSPAMPWSMGKDSNVLIWLAKKAFCGKVPFPVLHIDTTYEFQEMLEFREWAVKEYDLKLIVKINENARQGKAPYKESIGYETHDPVTVTHELKTVALQQAMAEYKWDALITGIRRDEDSTRAKERYFSPRNVEFEWDYRDQPPEFWNQFTTQIKPGEHIRVQPLLDWTEVDIWQYIKREEIPIPQMYFARKADGKMQRYRSLGCWPITKPIASAAANIDEIIEELKHTKTSERAGRAQDHYERNAMQKLRAKGFM
- the cysC gene encoding adenylyl-sulfate kinase, with translation MHTTIQPAAAPADLPEQERLKIVIVGHVDHGKSTLIGRLFYDTHSLPDGKVESIRKACEAEGMEFEYAFLLDALLEEQEQNITIDTTQIQFRSDRRGYIIIDAPGHKEFLKNMITGAAHADAALLLIDANEGVQEQSKRHGYLLSLLGIKQVAVIVNKMDLVDYSPRVFERIEAEYREFLRKVHVEPLFFIPISAKLGKNIIGGCEELAWFKGRSILQALDSFQATSTDTGLPARFILQDIYRFDERRILAGRLETGAMKVGDELVFWPDRKRSRIKSFEAWGSKTPKTEALAGESVAVTLEEQIFVERGQIGSLAGQELVESREFQANLFWLNDVPLYVNQPYTLKLGTQSVEARLVKIHRVIDSSTLELAGENRDRIEKNEAAEVVIRTRKPLAFDNADRITSTGRFILLQDDRIGGGGIIHSADYIQPGATAVKSSNISWTTGEVNREIRAEHFGHRGAVIWLTGLSGSGKSTLAVAMESSLLQRGVSSFILDGDNLRHGLCSDLGFSGEDRVENIRRAGEVARLMAEAGLVVISALISPFRENRDMVRHICHNAGIPFVEVFVNAPLEVCEQRDPKDLYKKARAGEIKGFTGIDSPYEAPEKPDLTLKTDEETKEESVGKLLQLVLDASKKDGAPLGRFAPEI
- a CDS encoding phosphoadenylyl-sulfate reductase, which encodes MKATHTSEPPKQDQSPPSAQNIEILKSANLDLAPLTAEDRVAWALEKFGDRLVLSSSFGIQSAVMLHLTTRLAPGIPVILIDTGHLFPETYRFIDELTNRLNLNLKVYRPLHSPAWQEARHGKLWEQGIEGIERYNQINKVEPMQRALNELSAAAWLAGLRREQSTSRQKLNAANLQNGRLKIHPIIDWNNKRVHEYLKIHDLPYHPLWEQGYVSVGDVQTTRKWSEGMSEEETRFFGLKRECGLHEGVTGDFSI
- a CDS encoding ABC transporter permease; this encodes MGDTLIHALRDVSLKIKQGEFVAIMGPSGSGKSTMMHILGLLDTPDSGSYKLLGNEVAGLSEDELSRQRSDQIGFVFQQFNLLARTSAYDNVALPLIYRKNGGAAGDDPEALLKNVGLGTRLDHKPNELSGGQQQRVAIARALVNRPNILFADEPTGNLDSASGDEIMGILGALNEQGITIVLVTHEPDIAEHARRIIRMRDGVVQSDETKDSSPLRVSKKTPPAAKTEVQASAINRWFSNRHFIFLEFLSHVHQALRALQASKMRTVLSTLGIIIGVAAVIGALALGVGAQQSIQSTIASLGSNLLVLRPAPRLAAGVALQAGAVTRLSIEDAQIIKDNIPAVDTVAPVVRSRVQVTFEDQNVNTEVDGSTADFMTIHADTPVAGRFFSDREERERARVAVLGPTVVRGLFADQNPIGEYIKINKVIFQVIGILPAKGANGPRDEDDVILIPLSTAMHRVMGKTYVDQIDMHITDANQILAAQDDVQNLINRLHSPPLSQHTLGLFRVDNYAMIQQAFAQVADVLSYLLGAIAAISLIVGGIGIMNIMLVSVTERTREIGLRKAVGAKRSDILGQFLIEALIVSLGGGVIGVILGSLASVICSEFFGFAMPVTWWAVLLATFSSASIGVIFGLWPAQKAAALKPIEALRYE